A window from Culex pipiens pallens isolate TS chromosome 3, TS_CPP_V2, whole genome shotgun sequence encodes these proteins:
- the LOC120421333 gene encoding protocadherin Fat 4-like, whose amino-acid sequence MNYLKQLVLFIAIAAASAQDCQSPTYNFRTHSNLDTKLELGMQEGVEVGRYAVTNTKSATTSNEYLEVTVDNDQLVFTVKKQFEEYEKNEHGLKFAMVIQFNCNSGTISGTYYQDIMEVNKYTPEFSLGVYEATVPLPLPKNFDLTPFLDGSKGITATDYDLSRNTVEFKLAPNDYLQVESLPVEGSAKQFKAVLKLKEQILKLPGDIELELEGTDQGDPARTGRSRVVIKPDLTIEYNDPPAFKRTFFQEDYNPELGNSFVVELVPGTAHADVRYELVGDDARYFALSVVADKTAATVRLEKQSHPAGKYFLSVVVQAKRSELQTAECVILVDLKEPHELGTTVEQVLSTLHLEERRTHEEVFPAKVRDCSYEIVSQVPNKSESIFSVDETTGWVVSSKFDREDPDLFADVEEPQFHIVLQLNCANDSPKVSKNYSLDDIPYATDITHLRILVDDINDNAPVFQHPKNRDRVFAFPDPTIAERLMINSLMRVSATDLDAGLNAEIRFRLDSNECFDIHPKSGVIYPTGNCFEDRNPVILTIFATDRDGDADGNVSRMMIRVVQAMMYQIIVLHPMNVTLETLGEFVQMLEAKSGLRIVIFDNAIMRRELYETQPLEVAITVAAVAFNSAGELISTGDFINALGETSSFYVKTLSELLNCDLYPESACSVYPYIVVMSVFIVLFVASLALVAYFYFKLRQYSVPAESLQTEPSLKSEEILVDNPVLGTFSTPPTERRDIAGATEDYSSDSISRRNRLVRNLSDLMIIDESEESHRRDSVPEVSTSPQRRKSIRFNEEVERIETL is encoded by the exons ATGAACTATTTGAAACAACTTGTTTTATTCATTGCGATTGCTGCAGCTTCAGCTCAAG acTGTCAATCGCCAACGTACAACTTCAGAACGCACTCCAACTTGGACACCAAGCTGGAGCTTGGTATGCAAGAGGGCGTTGAGGTGGGAAGATACGCTGTAACAAACACCAAGTCCGCCACAACCTCCAACGAGTACCTGGAGGTTACCGTAGACAATGACCAGCTTGTGTTCACCGTGAAGAAGCAGTTTGAAGAGTACGAAAAAAACGAGCATGGACTAAAGTTTGCAATGGTCATCCAGTTTAACTGCAATTCGGGAACCATTTCCGGAACGTACTACCAGGATATCATGGAGGTCAACAAGTATACACCGGAGTTCTCGCTTGGCGTGTACGAGGCTACGGTTCCGCTGCCATTGCCGAAAAACTTTGATTTGACTCCCTTTTTGGACGGTTCGAAGGGGATTACGGCGACTGATTATGATCTGTCCAGGAATACGGTTGAGTTCAAGTTGGCTCCAAATGACTACCTGCAGGTTGAATCGCTTCCCGTTGAGGGTAGTGCTAAGCAGTTCAAGGCAGTGCTGAAGTTGAAGGAGCAGATTCTGAAGCTACCCGGTGACATTGAACTGGAGTTGGAGGGAACGGATCAAGGTGATCCTGCTAGAACGGGACGTTCCAGGGTAGTGATCAAACCTGATCTGACAATAGAGTACAACGATCCTCCTGCGTTCAAGAGAACATTCTTCCAGGAGGACTACAACCCTGAGCTGGGGAATTCCTTTGTGGTTGAGCTTGTACCGGGAACGGCTCATGCAGATGTTCGGTACGAACTGGTCGGCGATGATGCACGGTACTTTGCGTTGAGTGTTGTCGCAGATAAGACTGCGGCAACAGTCCGTTTGGAGAAGCAATCACATCCTGCTGGGAAGTACTTTCTGAGTGTTGTCGTACAAGCGAAACGGTCGGAACTGCAAACGGCAGAGTGTGTCATTCTTGTTGACTTGAAAGAGCCGCATGAGTTGGGAACAACAGTTGAGCAGGTTTTAAGTACTTTGCATTTGGAAGAAAGGCGGACTCATGAGGAAGTATTCCCTGCAAAGGTTAGGGATTGCTCCTATGAGATTGTTTCCCAGGTTCCGAACAAATCCGAGAGTATCTTCAGCGTGGATGAGACCACCGGATGGGTAGTATCGTCCAAGTTTGATCGCGAAGATCCTGATCTCTTTGCAGACGTGGAGGAACCTCAGTTCCACATAGTTCTTCAACTGAATTGTGCAAATGATTCTCCTAAAGTCTCTAAAAACTACAGCCTGGATGACATTCCCTACGCAACGGACATCACCCACCTCCGGATTCTAGTGGATGACATCAACGACAATGCACCGGTGTTCCAGCATCCCAAAAACCGCGATCGAGTGTTTGCCTTCCCAGATCCCACCATTGCCGAACGGCTGATGATCAACAGTTTGATGCGCGTATCCGCTACCGACCTGGATGCCGGCTTGAACGCCGAGATTCGATTCCGGCTGGACTCGAACGAGTGCTTCGACATCCACCCCAAAAGCGGCGTCATCTACCCCACGGGGAATTGCTTCGAGGACAGAAATCCGGTGATTTTGACGATCTTTGCTACCGATCGCGATGGCGACGCGGATGGGAACGTTTCCCGGATGATGATTCGAGTGGTGCAAGCTATGATGTATCAGATCATAGTTTTGCATCCTATGAATGTTACGTTGGAGACCCTGGGAGAGTTTGTTCAAATGTTGGAAGCGAAAAGTGGGTTAAGAATTGTCATTTTTGATAACGCGATCATGCGTCGTGAGTTGTACGAGACTCAACCACTGGAAGTTGCCATTACAGTTGCTGCTGTGGCCTTCAACAGTGCTGGAGAACTGATCTCCACAGGAGACTTCATCAATGCTTTGGGAGAAACATCGAGTTTCTACGTGAAGACGCTGAGCGAACTCCTCAATTGCGATCTCTACCCGGAAAGTGCTTGCTCGGTGTATCCGTACATTGTGGTCATGTCGGTGTTCATCGTGCTCTTCGTCGCCTCGTTGGCTTTGGTAGCATACTTCTACTTCAAGCTACGACAATATTCTGTACCTGCCGAATCCCTTCAAACCGAACCTAGTCTCAAGTCCGAGGAGATTCTTGTCGATAATCCGGTGCTAGGGACCTTTTCAACCCCACCAACGGAAAGGAGAGATATTGCTGGGGCAACTGAAGACT ACTCATCGGACAGCATTTCTCGTCGCAACCGTCTAGTTCGAAATCTTTCCGACCTCATGATCATCGACGAAAGTGAGGAAAGTCATAGACGAGATTCAGTTCCGGAAGTTTCCACCAGTCCTCAACGAAGGAAGTCCATCCGATTCAACGAAGAAGTGGAAAGGATTGAAACGCtgtaa
- the LOC120421332 gene encoding uncharacterized protein LOC120421332: MQKFNLIGQTRMWRTRRKWMVLIGLLLFAVDYTCAQDCYSETFDFNRATVVHVGGVSILDIAKEIASHEVQNVKSVQVTALDGAVLYISAAYDGGKLTISTTESFRDYATKETSQTLLSLFAFVCTTGSRNIRYQVPLREENLYTPTFSLPEYEIVLPLPLPRAFDLMQYIDGGKGVVAYDYDLTKNKITFALSANEYFEVESIASASQKEYIARLRTKATLTRIEEGLTIDITGTDEGDPPKTGNAKLKFSGDPTVIYTEPPQFQDTLYKATYKRGEQFPPIELALKADTFDNSVTFQLSGDDAQWFAVTPKDDRSGASLALRPDVVIPESKQFASAIVIASRTNADTDGRTAVVVEIEPEVKLVPVFEKTVYGGAVGPGYVVTLPTAIKLVAESVVGEVALALSGEDARYFTATSGDNGIHLSVTVALTEEVLKERLYFHFVIEARNAGVEQAGLAYVVLDVVKDEIVPRFLQLYYEGAVTEEGVLDALVVPIPESLRESTITYGGDTSLFTISKEVDRITFAPKDITEETLAGKSYLLVRISASIEQEIVAETIAVVKIVRQTIVTPKFANSLLQGQLNEMTNSLSEIKVTVNPDTFKDDTDVKLVDTNDLFELKATANPNEFTVALKNGVPIPYQSHFSLIVEATNPKSPTAHCFILVEVNRIPTPQFEQLLYEGLIDSSNVLQELKLKLTPETYDDSIAFTLVDNDAEFFKIAKLPSNELQITLANPDGDVANRNNLRFNVQATRGNLVATVPVVVFIQKAEVKLPKFEKPLYKSTIGTNLGLVPFEAIRLVAGTEAEGLEVLVHLNNSDLFEVELAGLELTVALKKALLPADIEGYERFEFVLEVENPGVGSGFATIVVDIEREVIVVPEFTQASYGGTITEGSKDIIFGETVALKVGTATAAVLYTVAGEDAALVEHQVQEDGSLKFVLKDAVTVDQLKDKSQINFVVQAMNPGSTTTSAALVVHIIRPVQIVFAKTSFAGVLKEGIAIADFSADTIEFVQNTLLDGATFSLTGTNSNLLEVSLSAEKDIQISLRTTTNWNQIRFLPYLTFSLQATNPAAPTSSCTIILNVENRDIPTPRFTKTFYRGSLQPSRDVTFAATDVITLQPDTITATLTFRVVENDHDLFQITREEDKFKVALKESVTAEAIEGRDLFSFQIEANNEFGAADSATVLVSAHVEQIITPVFGEAIYSGSIQEGSTAVQIGDVTFVAGTAGENTAVGADQGDSGWFDVAIEQSKVVIRIRAGVSIPWDSIEDREFFKFRIQATNPGSDPATAFVVLDIVREVIVAPKFTSSNFQGSLEVGSTEVKFPAGGLIEFEAGSLLPGFSLTLVDNDHGMFEAKVNGNEVEIALKEEVTEDDLKDKSYLRFSVAVSNPGSSTVKTDVVVNLKRDPEVTPLFEKLNYNGAIGTDLRLSLVEPIRVSDATYSADVVVEVIESSSNLLRITQNQREVSVELTKEITSEDLQGLRSLHLTIRAKSTNQLSSVCFLLVSLPDDGTCIDPKPPIVECTDCRDCSTGQPQNDVPVFPYGNYRFFLKSDQTGMVGVVKASTGDPSIVLKHQSNIEDAYLKERLSFSTDGILRIEQPLYPINYQFQVTALNSQAGKQSTVDVLLDVTQDLECPAEPGSPKTPTVERSLVIQSLQEESPHPNIFPSQLGECEYELIGESPLLLDQGYFSIDPTTHWLTARAFDRENIALFGDMLVPQFQLRLRLACPDQVTRTRRSLIETGDLNYARDVTVLNVIVEDVNDNSPGFVYPSVQGLHFGFPAPAIAAGMLLPELITVVATDVDEGLNAKVRFSVGENEDFGIDAESGRIYPLRNAMKASSMVTVVVRATDRDGADDGRSSSMEISVHRLEEDNMVMMSIAGGADEAGLLNQINNNADRIRIQTLVQAIVPSDDTQGDSKARASTEDSVRRLVVYALNSNNELQDSDTIQRIIRSSALPVDVTTDTFSNGCLGSQSAQCSEESTMVGLIVAASVLGALFLVSAGLAVFLYIRFVRPLNTTSANPSDVVQLENDFDISPPPSPPTLGAKKIDDSPQQDRKISIQIAGITDQESEDSRFSTLADSLNAKLDSVDEYGSVSSRVTLEEPPSTESRNVKFNELVERIEVVEHHHPGADNDSSYNERF; the protein is encoded by the exons ATGCAAAAGTTTAATCTTATCGGGCAGACCCGGATGTGGCGAACCAGACGAAAATGGATGGTTTTGATTGGATTATTGTTGTTTGCTGTGGATTATACATGCGCGCAAG ATTGCTACTCCGAGACTTTTGACTTCAACCGTGCTACTGTGGTCCATGTGGGAGGCGTTTCCATTCTGGACATCGCCAAGGAAATTGCCTCCCACGAAGTGCAAAACGTCAAAAGTGTCCAGGTGACGGCCCTTGATGGCGCCGTCCTGTACATTTCGGCCGCTTACGACGGTGGCAAGCTGACCATCAGCACGACCGAGTCGTTCCGGGATTACGCCACCAAAGAGACCAGCCAGACGTTGCTCAGCCTGTTTGCGTTCGTCTGTACGACTGGATCGCGAAACATCCGGTATCAGGTCCCTCTCAGGGAGGAGAATCTGTACACACCAACTTTCAGTCTTCCAGAGTACGAGATTGTGCTTCCGCTTCCGTTGCCGAGGGCGTTCGATCTGATGCAGTACATCGATGGG GGAAAGGGTGTCGTTGCTTACGATTACGATTTGACGAAGAATAAAATCACGTTTGCGCTATCAGCAAACGAGTACTTTGAGGTGGAATCAATCGCGTCAGCATCACAGAAAGAGTACATAGCCAGGTTGAGGACGAAGGCTACCTTGACAAGAATCGAGGAGGGATTGACCATTGATATCACTGGAACG GACGAAGGCGACCCTCCCAAAACCGGCAATGCCAAGCTGAAGTTCTCCGGCGATCCCACAGTGATCTACACCGAACCTCCCCAGTTCCAGGACACCCTGTACAAGGCAACCTACAAACGCGGCGAGCAATTCCCTCCCATCGAGCTCGCCCTAAAGGCGGACACCTTCGACAACTCCGTCACATTCCAGCTGAGCGGTGACGATGCGCAATGGTTCGCGGTCACGCCGAAGGACGACCGCAGCGGTGCCTCCCTAGCGCTCCGTCCTGATGTGGTGATTCCGGAGTCGAAGCAGTTCGCTAGCGCGATCGTGATCGCATCGAGGACGAATGCCGACACGGATGGTCGGACTGCAGTGGTGGTGGAGATCGAACCGGAAGTTAAGTTGGTTCCGGTTTTTGAGAAAACGGTTTACGGAGGGGCGGTTGGTCCGGGTTATGTGGTTACGCTGCCGACGGCGATCAAACTGGTGGCGGAGAGTGTAGTAGGAGAAGTTGCGCTAGCGTTGAGTGGCGAAGATGCACGGTACTTTACGGCAACATCCGGAGACAACGGGATTCACTTGAGCGTAACGGTGGCTCTGACAGAAGAAGTGCTGAAGGAAAGGCTCTACTTCCACTTTGTGATTGAAGCTAGGAACGCTGGGGTTGAACAAGCAGGACTTGCTTACGTGGTATTGGACGTGGTAAAGGATGAGATTGTTCCAAGATTCTTACAATTGTACTACGAGGGAGCTGTGACAGAGGAGGGAGTCCTGGATGCTCTAGTCGTTCCAATTCCTGAATCTCTGCGTGAATCCACCATTACTTACGGTGGGGACACAAGCCTATTCACGATATCAAAGGAAGTAGACAGGATTACGTTCGCTCCGAAGGACATTACCGAGGAAACACTGGCTGGAAAATCGTACCTTCTAGTAAGGATTAGTGCTTCTATCGAGCAAGAAATAGTAGCTGAAACTATAGCTGTCGTGAAGATCGTTCGACAAACGATTGTTACTCCAAAGTTTGCAAACAGTCTGCTTCAAGGTCAACTGAATGAGATGACAAACTCTTTGTCAGAgataaaagtgactgtaaaccCAGATACCTTCAAAGACGACACTGATGTAAAGTTGGTTGACACCAACGATCTATTCGAACTCAAAGCAACCGCAAACCCCAACGAGTTCACAGTAGCTCTCAAAAATGGTGTACCAATCCCGTACCAATCGCACTTCTCCCTCATCGTAGAAGCCACCAATCCAAAGTCCCCAACGGCTCACTGCTTCATCCTGGTCGAGGTCAACCGCATTCCAACGCCCCAGTTTGAGCAACTCCTCTACGAAGGCCTCATTGACAGCAGCAACGTGCTGCAAGAGCTGAAGCTGAAGCTGACGCCGGAAACCTACGACGATTCGATCGCGTTCACACTGGTTGACAACGACGCCGAATTCTTCAAAATCGCGAAACTCCCTTCAAACGAGCTGCAGATCACCCTTGCGAATCCCGACGGGGACGTCGCAAACCGGAACAACCTGCGCTTCAACGTGCAAGCCACCAGAGGGAACTTGGTAGCAACCGTTCCGGTGGTTGTGTTTATCCAGAAAGCGGAAGTCAAGCTGCCCAAATTTGAGAAACCGCTGTACAAATCAACCATCGGGACGAACCTTGGGCTGGTACCGTTTGAAGCGATTCGATTGGTAGCGGGCACGGAAGCGGAAGGGTTGGAGGTGCTGGTTCACTTGAACAACTCGGATCTGTTTGAGGTTGAGCTGGCTGGACTTGAGCTGACAGTGGCTTTGAAGAAAGCGTTGCTCCCGGCAGATATCGAGGGGTACGAAAGGTTTGAGTTTGTTCTAGAAGTTGAGAACCCGGGCGTTGGATCTGGATTTGCCACGATCGTGGTCGATAtcgagcgtgaggtgatcgtTGTTCCGGAGTTTACGCAGGCTTCCTACGGAGGAACGATCACTGAGGGATCGAAAGACATCATTTTCGGTGAGACTGTTGCGTTGAAGGTTGGTACAGCAACTGCTGCAGTTCTCTACACTGTTGCTGGAGAGGATGCTGCTTTAGTTGAACATCAAGTGCAGGAAGATGGCAgtctaaaatttgttttgaaggaCGCTGTCACCGTCGATCAACTCAAGGACAAATCACAGATCAACTTCGTAGTGCAAGCGATGAATCCGGGAAGCACAACAACGTCCGCTGCTTTAGTTGTCCACATAATCCGTCCTGTTCAGATCGTATTCGCGAAGACCTCTTTCGCTGGAGTTCTAAAGGAAGGTATCGCTATAGCAGACTTCTCAGCTGACACCATTGAATTCGTCCAAAACACCTTACTGGACGGTGCTACCTTTTCACTAACTGGCACCAACTCCAACCTACTCGAAGTATCCCTATCAGCTGAAAAGGACATCCAGATATCCCTTCGAACCACAACCAACTGGAACCAAATCCGTTTCCTCCCATACCTAACCTTTTCACTGCAAGCAACCAACCCCGCAGCGCCCACCTCATCCTGCACGATCATTCTGAACGTCGAAAATCGGGACATCCCAACCCCTCGCTTCACGAAAACCTTCTACCGCGGCTCACTCCAACCAAGCCGCGACGTTACGTTCGCCGCAACCGACGTGATCACTCTGCAGCCGGACACGATCACCGCAACGCTAACCTTCCGGGTGGTCGAAAACGATCACGACCTGTTCCAGATAACCCGCGAGGAGGACAAATTCAAGGTTGCTCTCAAAGAATCGGTGACCGCGGAAGCGATCGAAGGTCGCGATCTGTTTAGCTTCCAGATCGAGGCGAACAACGAGTTCGGGGCGGCGGACTCGGCGACGGTGCTGGTCAGTGCGCACGTTGAGCAGATCATTACGCCGGTGTTTGGGGAGGCGATTTACAGCGGTTCGATCCAGGAAGGTTCGACCGCGGTGCAGATCGGAGATGTTACTTTCGTGGCGGGAACCGCCGGGGAGAACACCGCGGTGGGCGCCGATCAGGGCGATTCCGGGTGGTTTGATGTGGCGATTGAGCAATCGAAGGTTGTGATTAGGATAAGGGCTGGGGTTAGCATCCCTTGGGATTCTATTGAGGATCGAGAATTTTTCAAGTTCCGGATACAGGCAACGAATCCCGGAAGTGATCCGGCGACTGCATTCGTGGTTTTGGATATTGTACGTGAAGTGATTGTTGCTCCCAAGTTTACGAGCTCCAACTTCCAGGGAAGTTTGGAGGTGGGATCAACTGAGGTAAAGTTTCCGGCAGGAGGACTGATCGAGTTTGAAGCAGGTAGTTTACTTCCTGGGTTTTCGTTGACCTTGGTGGATAATGATCATGGGATGTTTGAGGCGAAAGTCAACGGAAATGAAGTGGAGATCGCACTGAAGGAAGAAGTTACGGAAGATGACTTGAAGGATAAGAGCTATCTTCGCTTCAGTGTAGCAGTATCAAATCCTGGAAGTTCTACTGTGAAAACGGATGTTGTCGTGAATTTGAAACGGGATCCAGAAGTAACGCCTTTGTTTGAGAAGCTCAATTACAACGGAGCTATCGGAACTGATCTTCGGCTGAGTTTGGTGGAACCAATACGCGTTTCTGATGCTACCTATTCAGCAGACGTTGTGGTTGAAGTGATCGAGTCCAGCAGTAACCTACTTCGCATCACACAGAACCAGCGAGAAGTTAGTGTCGAACTGACTAAGGAAATCACTAGCGAAGATCTGCAGGGATTACGTAGTCTTCATCTCACTATACGAGCAAAGAGTACGAATCAACTTAGCAGCGTTTGTTTCCTGCTGGTTTCACTACCAGACGATGGAACGTGCATTGATCCAAAACCTCCGATCGTGGAATGTACAGACTGTCGTGACTGCTCGACCGGACAGCCGCAGAATGACGTCCCCGTATTCCCGTATGGGAACTATCGTTTCTTCCTGAAATCCGATCAAACTGGAATGGTTGGAGTGGTCAAGGCTTCAACGGGGGATCCATCGATCGTTTTGAAGCATCAATCAAACATTGAAGATG CTTACCTCAAAGAACGGTTATCCTTCTCCACCGACggaattttgagaattgaacAACCTCTCTATCCCATCAACTACCAATTTCAAGTCACGGCCTTAAACTCACAAGCTGGAAAGCAGTCAACGGTTGACGTCCTCCTAGACGTAACCCAAGATCTTGAATGTCCTGCCGAACCAGGATCGCCTAAAACCCCAACCGTCGAACGATCCCTAGTCATCCAATCCCTGCAGGAAGAATCCCCCCATCCAAACATCTTCCCCTCGCAGCTCGGCGAGTGCGAGTACGAGTTGATCGGTGAGAGCCCGCTGTTGCTGGACCAAGGTTACTTCTCGATCGATCCCACAACGCACTGGTTGACGGCTCGGGCGTTCGATCGCGAAAACATCGCGCTCTTCGGTGACATGCTCGTGCCGCAGTTCCAGCTACGACTGCGACTCGCTTGCCCGGATCAAGTGACTCGGACGCGGCGATCTCTGATCGAGACCGGTGATCTGAACTACGCGCGGGACGTGACCGTGCTGAACGTGATCGTGGAGGATGTTAATGATAACAGTCCTGGGTTTGTGTATCCTTCGGTACAGGGGTTGCACTTTGGATTCCCGGCTCCGGCGATCGCTGCCGGAATGCTGCTTCCGGAGTTGATCACGGTCGTGGCTACGGACGTTGATGAGGGGTTGAATGCTAAGGTGAGGTTCAGTGTTGGCGAGAATGAGGACTTTGGTATTGATGCGGAGTCGGGACGAATCTACCCGTTGAGGAATGCCATGAAGGCGAGTTCGATGGTGACGGTCGTTGTGCGAGCTACTGATCGCGATGGAGCTGATGATGGTAGGAGCTCTAGTATGGAAATAAGCGTCCATAGATTGGAAGAGGACAACATGGTTATGATGAGCATAGCGGGAGGGGCGGATGAAGCGGGATTGCTGAATCAGATCAATAATAACGCTGATAGGATTCGGATTCAAACGCTGGTTCAGGCTATAGTTCCTTCGGATGATACACAAGGAGATTCAAAGGCTAGAGCGTCTACAGAAGACTCTGTTCGTCGTCTAGTGGTTTACGCGCTCAACAGTAACAACGAGCTTCAAGACTCGGATACCATTCAACG AATCATCCGATCTTCAGCGTTACCAGTAGATGTCACCACGGATACCTTCAGCAACGGCTGCTTAGGATCCCAAAGCGCTCAATGTAGTGAGGAATCAACCATGGTAGGACTTATAGTAGCGGCCTCCGTCCTTGGGGCACTGTTTTTGGTCAGCGCCGGACTAGCCGTGTTCCTGTACATCCGCTTCGTACGACCACTGAACACCACCTCGGCGAACCCCTCCGACGTAGTCCAGCTAGAGAATGACTTTGACATCTCCCCTCCACCATCTCCACCAACGCTAGGCGCCAAGAAGATCGACGACAGTCCTCAGCAAGACCGAAAAATATCAATCCAGATTGCCGGGATCACCGATCAAG AATCCGAAGACTCCCGCTTCTCAACGCTAGCGGACTCGCTGAACGCCAAGCTGGACAGCGTGGACGAGTACGGGTCCGTCTCCTCGAGGGTAACGCTCGAGGAGCCTCCATCGACGGAGTCCCGAAACGTCAAGTTCAACGAGCTGGTCGAGCGAATAGAGGTCGTGGAGCATCATCATCCCGGCGCAGACAACGATTCGAGCTACAACGAACGATTCTGA